Proteins encoded within one genomic window of Tabrizicola piscis:
- a CDS encoding alpha-D-ribose 1-methylphosphonate 5-phosphate C-P-lyase PhnJ yields MTATADTTHYNFAYLDEQTKRMIRRAILKGIAVPGYQVPFASREMPMPYGWGTGGVQVTAACLTPEDRLKVIDQGADDTTNAVSIRRFFQRTAGVATTEATEDATVIQTRHRIPETPLTEGQILVYQVPIPEPLRFLEPRETETRKMHELEEYGLMHVKLYEDIARHGQIATAYAYPVKVEGRYVMDPSPIPKFDNPKLTANPAIQLFGAGREQRIYALPPYTEVVSLDFDDHPFTASKAAHDCDLCGAKDSYLDEVITDDAGGRMFVCSDTDFCAGRRAKGHVGRLGDAA; encoded by the coding sequence ATGACCGCCACCGCTGACACCACGCATTACAACTTCGCCTACCTTGACGAACAAACCAAGCGGATGATCCGCCGCGCGATCCTGAAAGGCATCGCCGTCCCCGGCTATCAGGTCCCCTTCGCCAGCCGCGAAATGCCCATGCCCTACGGCTGGGGCACCGGCGGCGTGCAGGTCACGGCCGCCTGCCTGACGCCCGAAGACCGACTCAAGGTCATCGACCAAGGCGCCGATGACACGACCAACGCCGTCTCGATCCGCCGCTTCTTCCAGCGCACCGCCGGCGTCGCCACCACCGAGGCGACGGAGGACGCCACCGTCATCCAGACCCGCCACCGGATCCCCGAAACCCCGCTGACCGAAGGCCAGATCCTTGTCTACCAAGTCCCGATACCCGAACCCCTGCGCTTCCTTGAACCGCGTGAGACCGAGACGCGGAAGATGCATGAGCTTGAGGAATACGGCCTGATGCACGTCAAGCTTTACGAAGACATCGCCCGCCACGGCCAGATCGCCACCGCCTACGCCTATCCGGTGAAGGTCGAGGGGCGCTATGTCATGGACCCCTCGCCGATCCCGAAATTCGACAATCCGAAGCTGACCGCCAACCCCGCGATCCAGCTGTTCGGGGCAGGGCGCGAACAGCGCATCTACGCCCTCCCGCCCTACACCGAAGTCGTCAGCCTCGATTTCGACGACCACCCCTTCACCGCCTCCAAAGCCGCACATGACTGCGACCTGTGCGGCGCGAAGGACAGCTATCTGGACGAGGTCATCACCGATGACGCGGGCGGGCGGATGTTCGTCTGCTCCGACACCGATTTTTGCGCCGGACGTCGGGCCAAGGGCCATGTCGGCCGACTGGGAGACGCTGCATGA
- the phnK gene encoding phosphonate C-P lyase system protein PhnK — protein MTLHPQEFSQKIHAPDQPLLKVDGLTKRYGPRIGCLDVSFDLYPGEVLGIVGESGSGKSTLLSCLAGHQRADLGRIAYDGRDVLAMSETERRRLGRTDWAYVHQNPRDGLRMGVSAGGNVGERLMGVGARHYGEIRGKAADWLGRVEIAGDRIDDRPSAFSGGMQQRLQIARNLVTSPRLVFMDEPTGGLDVSVQARLLDLLRGLVRDLGLSVIIVTHDLAVVRLLAHRLMVMKSGRVVEQGLTDQVLDDPQHAYTQLLVSSVLQV, from the coding sequence ATGACCCTCCATCCCCAAGAATTTTCGCAGAAAATTCATGCCCCCGACCAGCCGCTCCTCAAGGTCGATGGCCTGACCAAACGCTACGGCCCCCGCATCGGCTGCCTTGACGTCAGCTTTGACCTCTACCCCGGCGAAGTCCTTGGCATCGTTGGCGAAAGCGGCTCGGGCAAGTCCACGCTCCTCTCCTGCCTTGCCGGTCACCAGCGCGCCGACCTTGGCCGCATTGCCTATGACGGCCGCGACGTGCTCGCGATGTCTGAGACTGAACGCCGCCGCCTTGGCCGCACCGACTGGGCCTATGTCCACCAAAACCCGCGGGACGGCCTTCGCATGGGCGTCAGCGCCGGTGGCAACGTGGGCGAGCGTCTGATGGGCGTCGGGGCCCGCCACTATGGCGAGATTCGGGGCAAGGCCGCTGATTGGCTGGGCCGGGTGGAAATTGCGGGCGACCGCATCGACGACCGCCCCAGCGCCTTTTCCGGCGGGATGCAGCAGCGGTTGCAGATCGCCCGCAACCTTGTCACCTCGCCCCGCCTTGTGTTCATGGACGAGCCCACCGGCGGGCTGGACGTTTCTGTGCAGGCCCGGCTTCTGGACCTGCTGCGCGGCCTTGTCCGCGACCTTGGCCTTAGCGTCATCATCGTCACGCATGACCTTGCCGTTGTCCGGCTTCTGGCCCACCGTCTGATGGTGATGAAATCCGGCCGCGTGGTGGAGCAGGGCCTGACCGATCAGGTGCTGGACGATCCGCAGCACGCCTATACGCAACTTCTCGTCTCTTCCGTCCTGCAGGTGTAA
- a CDS encoding carbon-phosphorus lyase complex subunit PhnI, whose translation MYVAVKGGERAIDNAHAWLAEERRGDRAVPELSIPQIREQMALAVNRVMAEGSLFDPDLAALAIKQSRGDLIEAVFLIRAYRTTLPRLAASTPVDTGAMAVDRRVSATFKDLPGGQVLGPTFDYTHRLLDFALMAEASPDMSPTPIPSSQGGGEVPGQSSLATIADQAPPSPLVGEGWGGGAAPGIQAHRVPHVTSFLNRDGLIETAPPSDTTPPDLTREPMELPAARPLRLQALTRGDEGFVLSMAYSTQRGYGRTHAFVGELRIGTVPVEVEIPELGFAVEIGEIELTECETVNQFKGSRTEPPQFTRGYGLVFGQSERKAIAMSLVDRALRWEELGEDNTGAPAQDEEFVLMHCDNIQATGFLEHIKLPHYVDFQAELELVRRLRTEAQAMQEAAE comes from the coding sequence ATGTATGTCGCCGTAAAGGGTGGCGAACGCGCCATCGACAATGCCCATGCCTGGCTGGCCGAGGAGCGCCGCGGTGACCGCGCCGTCCCCGAACTGTCCATCCCGCAGATCCGCGAACAAATGGCCCTCGCCGTGAACCGGGTGATGGCCGAGGGGTCGCTGTTCGACCCCGACCTCGCCGCCCTCGCGATCAAGCAATCGCGCGGTGATCTGATCGAGGCGGTGTTCCTGATCCGCGCCTACCGCACCACGCTGCCCCGCCTTGCCGCCTCCACCCCCGTGGACACGGGTGCCATGGCCGTGGACCGCCGGGTGAGTGCGACCTTCAAGGACCTGCCAGGCGGGCAGGTGCTGGGGCCGACCTTCGACTACACCCACCGCCTGCTGGATTTCGCCCTGATGGCCGAGGCCTCCCCGGACATGTCCCCCACCCCCATCCCCTCCTCTCAAGGGGGAGGGGAGGTGCCCGGCCAATCCAGCCTAGCGACGATTGCCGACCAAGCGCCTCCCTCCCCCCTCGTGGGGGAGGGCTGGGGTGGGGGGGCTGCCCCCGGCATCCAAGCCCACAGGGTCCCACACGTCACCAGCTTCCTCAACCGCGACGGGCTGATCGAGACTGCACCGCCCTCAGACACCACCCCTCCCGACCTGACGCGCGAGCCGATGGAACTGCCCGCCGCCCGCCCCCTGCGCCTGCAGGCGCTGACCCGGGGAGATGAAGGCTTTGTCCTCTCCATGGCCTACAGCACCCAGCGCGGCTACGGCCGCACCCACGCCTTCGTGGGCGAGTTGCGCATCGGCACGGTCCCGGTAGAGGTCGAGATCCCCGAACTCGGCTTCGCCGTCGAAATCGGCGAGATCGAGCTGACCGAATGTGAAACGGTGAACCAGTTCAAAGGCTCCCGCACCGAGCCGCCACAGTTCACCCGGGGCTACGGCCTCGTCTTCGGCCAGTCAGAACGCAAGGCCATCGCCATGTCCCTCGTCGACCGCGCCCTGCGGTGGGAGGAACTTGGCGAAGACAACACCGGCGCCCCCGCACAGGATGAGGAATTTGTCCTGATGCACTGCGACAACATCCAGGCGACCGGGTTCCTCGAACACATCAAGCTGCCGCACTACGTGGATTTCCAGGCCGAACTGGAACTGGTCCGCCGCCTGCGGACCGAGGCTCAAGCCATGCAAGAGGCCGCCGAATGA
- the phnG gene encoding phosphonate C-P lyase system protein PhnG yields the protein MTAPSPADRKAWMATLAKAPPARLAALMPDLPPHDILRAPEVGAVMVQGRTGATGAPFNLGEMTVTRTSVRLGCGTVGHAWVQGRDKAHARRAAVADALLQTAASPATLAAVIAPLQAEGAAAKAARAAKAAATKVEFFTMVRGDNA from the coding sequence ATGACCGCACCTTCCCCTGCTGATCGCAAGGCCTGGATGGCCACCCTCGCCAAGGCCCCGCCCGCCCGGCTGGCCGCCCTGATGCCTGATCTGCCGCCGCATGACATCCTCCGCGCACCCGAGGTCGGGGCGGTGATGGTGCAGGGCCGCACCGGGGCCACCGGCGCGCCCTTCAATCTGGGTGAGATGACGGTGACCCGCACCTCGGTCCGCCTTGGCTGCGGCACGGTCGGCCATGCCTGGGTGCAGGGCCGCGACAAGGCCCATGCCCGCCGCGCCGCCGTCGCCGACGCGCTCCTGCAGACTGCAGCTTCACCGGCGACGCTGGCCGCCGTGATCGCCCCCCTGCAGGCCGAGGGGGCAGCAGCAAAGGCCGCCCGCGCCGCCAAGGCCGCCGCAACGAAGGTCGAATTCTTCACCATGGTCCGGGGGGACAACGCATGA
- the phnH gene encoding phosphonate C-P lyase system protein PhnH: MTLHADALSGGYTDAPTQSARAFRAILEAMARPGTIHTVAGAAPPAPLSLAAGVALLTLTDPTTPLHLAGKADCQPVRDWVAFHIGAPLVAAEKATFALGTWDALQPVTRFKIGQPDYPDRSATLIVEVDRLTNHGPALTGPGIALATWLNLPETAAFRANRALFPLGFDCLFTVGAQLAGLPRSTRVEKI, translated from the coding sequence ATGACCCTGCACGCTGATGCCCTTTCCGGCGGCTACACCGACGCGCCCACCCAGTCCGCCCGCGCCTTCCGCGCGATCCTTGAGGCGATGGCCCGTCCCGGCACGATCCACACGGTCGCTGGCGCGGCCCCACCTGCACCCCTGTCGCTGGCCGCTGGCGTGGCGCTGCTGACCCTGACCGACCCGACCACGCCCCTGCACCTTGCGGGCAAGGCCGATTGCCAGCCGGTGCGCGACTGGGTCGCTTTCCACATCGGCGCGCCACTTGTTGCAGCCGAAAAGGCAACCTTCGCCCTTGGCACATGGGATGCGCTGCAGCCTGTCACCCGCTTCAAGATCGGCCAGCCGGATTACCCCGACCGCTCCGCCACCCTGATCGTCGAGGTTGACCGCCTGACCAACCACGGCCCGGCGCTGACCGGCCCCGGCATTGCTCTGGCGACCTGGCTGAACCTGCCCGAAACCGCCGCCTTCCGGGCGAACCGGGCGCTGTTCCCGCTGGGCTTCGACTGCCTGTTCACCGTCGGCGCGCAACTTGCCGGCCTTCCAAGGTCCACCCGCGTGGAGAAGATCTGA
- the phnF gene encoding phosphonate metabolism transcriptional regulator PhnF: protein MTAEIGAGHYHPGDKLPTEAALAARFGVNRHTVRHALATLAEAGAVHARRGAGVFVTARPTDYRLGRRVRFHQNVLAAGQTPSRRISRVETRPADAEEARGLRLRQGEAVHVVEGVSLADNQPLAAFRSIFPAARFPDLPEVLRAVGSITEALRACGLADYTRLETRLTAQVSDPVLAVALQVKAGAAVLRSVAVNVDGAGVPVELGTTWFAGDRVTLTVGDQA, encoded by the coding sequence TTGACCGCGGAAATCGGTGCTGGGCATTACCATCCGGGCGACAAGCTGCCGACCGAGGCCGCACTGGCCGCGCGGTTCGGGGTGAACCGGCATACGGTGCGCCATGCGCTTGCCACGCTGGCCGAAGCGGGGGCAGTGCATGCGCGGCGGGGGGCTGGGGTTTTCGTGACGGCGCGGCCCACGGATTACCGGCTGGGGCGGCGGGTGCGGTTTCACCAGAACGTGCTGGCGGCGGGGCAGACCCCGTCACGCCGGATCAGCCGGGTGGAGACACGGCCTGCCGATGCCGAGGAGGCGCGCGGCCTGCGCTTGCGCCAGGGGGAGGCTGTGCATGTGGTAGAGGGGGTGTCGCTGGCCGACAACCAACCGCTGGCGGCCTTTCGGTCGATCTTTCCCGCCGCACGATTCCCCGACCTGCCAGAGGTGCTGCGGGCGGTGGGGTCGATCACCGAGGCGCTGCGTGCCTGCGGGTTGGCCGACTATACAAGGCTGGAGACACGGCTGACAGCGCAGGTGTCCGACCCGGTGCTGGCGGTTGCCTTGCAGGTCAAGGCGGGGGCGGCGGTGCTGCGGTCAGTGGCGGTCAACGTCGATGGCGCGGGGGTGCCAGTGGAACTGGGGACAACCTGGTTTGCCGGGGACCGGGTGACGCTGACGGTGGGCGATCAGGCGTGA